From one Humulus lupulus chromosome 8, drHumLupu1.1, whole genome shotgun sequence genomic stretch:
- the LOC133793436 gene encoding syntaxin-124-like, producing MNDLFSSSFKRYTDLKQQSYLDDMEAGKESANLDKFFEDVENVKEDMKSVEKLYRKLQDANEEGKIVHNAKTMKELRSRMDTDVEQVLRRVKLIKGKLEALERSNAANRNLPGSGPGSSADRTRTSVVSGLGKKLKTMMDHFQGLRNRMQSEYKETVERRYFTITGERASEETIENLISSGESESFLQKAIQEQGRGQILDTISEIQERHDAVKEIEKNLIELHQIFLDMAALVESQGHQLNDIESHVAHASSFVRRGTGNLQEAREYQKSSRKWTCMAVGLGAVLVFLLLFPLFTSIFPHLI from the coding sequence ATGAACGATTTATTCTCGAGCTCATTCAAAAGATATACGGACCTGAAACAGCAGTCGTACCTTGACGACATGGAAGCCGGGAAAGAGAGCGCGAATCTCGACAAATTCTTCGAAGACGTGGAGAATGTCAAGGAAGACATGAAATCGGTCGAGAAGCTTTACAGAAAACTACAGGACGCTAACGAGGAAGGTAAGATAGTCCACAACGCCAAAACCATGAAGGAGCTTCGGTCGAGGATGGACACAGACGTGGAGCAGGTGCTACGACGAGTCAAACTCATAAAGGGAAAGCTCGAAGCTTTGGAACGTTCCAACGCAGCCAACCGAAATCTGCCCGGGTCCGGACCCGGGTCTTCGGCTGACCGGACTCGGACCTCGGTGGTGAGCGGGCTGGGGAAGAAGCTCAAGACCATGATGGACCATTTTCAGGGGTTGAGGAACCGAATGCAGTCGGAGTATAAGGAGACAGTGGAGCGAAGGTACTTCACCATAACAGGGGAGAGAGCGAGTGAGGAGACGATAGAGAATCTGATATCGAGTGGAGAGAGCGAGAGTTTTTTGCAGAAGGCGATTCAGGAACAGGGTAGGGGTCAGATTTTGGACACCATTTCAGAGATTCAAGAACGACACGACGCGGTTAAGGAGATTGAGAAGAACCTGATTGAGCTTCATCAGATTTTCTTGGACATGGCGGCTCTGGTGGAGTCGCAGGGTCACCAGCTGAATGACATCGAGAGCCACGTGGCGCACGCTAGCTCGTTTGTGAGGCGTGGGACTGGTAACCTCCAAGAGGCGAGGGAGTACCAGAAGAGCTCCAGAAAGTGGACGTGCATGGCCGTTGGCCTTGGTGCGGTTCTCGTCTTTCTTCTCTTGTTCCCACTTTTCACATCAATCTTTCCTCATTTGATCTAA